A stretch of the Porites lutea chromosome 12, jaPorLute2.1, whole genome shotgun sequence genome encodes the following:
- the LOC140921523 gene encoding signal recognition particle 19 kDa protein-like — MAHLSSDPSLKERWIIVYPAYLNSRRTVEQGRRVPKTKAADNPTVHEIRDVCQSQGLNCEIENKYYPRDSAKDAMCRGRVRVQLKNSDSSFVNEKFQSRKALFQFIGEMIPKLKSRQTKSSQSDSSSQQPGTAASSKKKKGKKGKGK; from the exons ATGGCGCATCTTAGCAGCGATCCTTCATTAAAAGAAAG GTGGATTATAGTTTACCCGGCATACTTAAATAGTCGAAGAACCGTTGAACAAGGTCGACGTGTTCCGAAAACTAAG GCAGCTGATAACCCAACAGTTCATGAAATAAGGGATGTCTGCCAAAGTCAAGGTCTAAACTGTGAAATCGAG aacaaATATTATCCCAGAGACAGTGCTAAAGATGCCATGTGCAGAGGTCGGGTGAGAGTGCAATTAAAAAACAGTGACAGCAGCTTCGTCAACGAAAAATTTCAGTCAA GAAAAGCATTATTTCAGTTCATTGGTGAAATGATCCCAAAGCTGAAGAGTCGTCAAACCAAGTCTTCACAAAGTGACAGTTCCAGCCAACAGCCAGGAACTGCAGCAAGctccaagaaaaagaaagggaaaaaaggcaaagggaaataa
- the LOC140953906 gene encoding uncharacterized protein — protein sequence MATKGFLVGDHSIRPRRAVRYVANKQASKTTKRKKKKPEWDNTVNDLTVHRASKEEQLKRHELHKSKNTTKVLLQGQLKDSSLDSTLQTPDSVERRKLAIVQEVLYGHDKFQDVLTESDKAMSVVKDLFGDDPKKYMGFPNITAAPSHVLRGKENRFPVAEPPETPTHLSMLSDSVMRTPALNELSDDNKEDDEMAPGTPNSHEMHQARSYFQPKLDLQRFQQYVAEEQSRYMEQPEQPHLNGCGPDHVALKEQGSDHLALYGHGNDHVTGHDSMLPGSAQDKPDIYPHASQPYCYPQGAVTTVGTITNDQAFGAFITGHGTDHVAPPGSVASRTDHASQQATFLSQESVEIVAGSGPSVVNPVSTAESTSSNSFPPNSRPSSSHTEITEQRSRKIEKAATSAVSHKPPLNSSASAGATTLRSLDDLKKMVEQLENEIAAYEMETDRTPTHVPTSSGSGSFSGYTASLITAVTKLMGYLKESEIQRKAEMIMREQVLQGFEEQRVLVDALTNDILHTQEQNLALQQELLEYRKTTDEQLQYLKRELFAVLKSHEYQELSSSINTLYNLNPVTLKRGALDQASENHNLEYLPRVPMPWAQNTGQQPNLHGTVTSQGSSQGHNQPQYSHSDTMKQPSFIPLADSQGTHSSLQQVNQSQNHHLPLQSNVQVTTGNTNDQQRFVPPMSVPDHELPHNGHASLVYNNSVPPSTMHYGVTSKNQLSSNIVMYPPSQAPLSVPQMSIPSVPGERPVVLPVRNQSTHHSSVAVPLAMSTVPPVRNESTSLVSRSEGVGTAPSGRSEPMQFGGMETSTASQPRQESVPTSSIAGVSATPATLPLGNKPVHVTTVTSTAPLYSSHQHQPGQSVSSALLQTQVGKAVSRSLEPTQPSTISQGVRLTTVSEAVPRIAASGPGHIVQAVTIPPGKTSHALHQYQHQPSQQNYAEPSVRPQHPLKPNGFAPFSRTTAGSLPAGHQLRERLQNLANRQKSLAVKGDQNVGSLVPTGQGKGETREVQQPRPSSPHVHFKEPPVAGEGHDSAKEHGRKSPMVSPIPHKSAVAAQRSTVPSDNRVVVNLPNAWSDVSSTISL from the exons atgGCGACCAAAGGGTTTCTCGTTGGAGATCACAGCATTCGTCCTCGACGTGCTGTGAGGTACGTAGCCAATAAACAAGCAAGTAAAAcgacaaaaagaaagaagaagaaacctgAATGGGAT AATACAGTAAACGACCTGACTGTGCACAGGGCATCCAAGGAAGAACAG CTCAAAAGACATGAACTTCACAAATCCAAGAATACAACAAAAGTGCTGTTGCAAGGGCAACTCAAAGACTCAAGCCTAG ACTCCACATTGCAGACTCCTGATTCAGTGGAAAGACGTAAACTTGCAATCGTTCAAGAAGTTTTATATGGCCATGACAAG TTTCAGGATGTGCTCACAGAGTCAGATAAAGCCATGTCAGTTGTTAAAGATTTGTTTGGTGATGACCCTAAG AAATACATGGGATTTCCTAATATCACTGCTGCCCCATCTCATGTTTTACGTGGCAAAGAAAACAG GTTTCCAGTGGCTGAGCCTCCAGAAACACCAACTCATCTGTCCATGTTGAGTGATTCTGTCATGCGAACACCAGCATTGAATGAGCTTTCAGATGACAACAAAGAAG ATGATGAAATGGCACCAGGAACACCAAATTCTCATGAAATGCATCAAGCAAGATCTTACTTCCAACCGAAGCTGGATCTTCAAAGATTTCAGCAGTATGTGGCTGAAGAACAGAGTAGATATATGGAACAGCCTGAACAGCCTCATTTAAATGGATGTGGCCCTGACCACGTGGCATTAAAAGAGCAAGGCTCTGACCATCTGGCACTATATGGGCATGGCAATGACCATGTGACAGGACATGACAGCATGTTGCCTGGCTCGGCTCAGGACAAACCTGATATATATCCACATGCATCACAACCATATTGTTACCCGCAAGGAGCTGTAACTACAGTTGGTACAATAACAAATGACCAGGCCTTTGGCGCTTTCATAACTGGGCATGGCACTGACCATGTGGCTCCACCTGGCAGCGTGGCGTCAAGAACTGATCATGCTAGTCAGCAAGCAACTTTTCTCAGCCAGGAATCAGTGGAAATTGTCGCAGGATCAGGGCCTAGTGTTGTGAATCCAG TGTCCACTGCAGAATCAACTTCAAGCAACAGCTTTCCACCCAACTCAAGACCTTCATCCAG TCACACAGAAATAACTGAGCAAAGGTCCAGAAAAATTGAGAAGGCAGCTACCAGTGCAGTGAGTCACAAACCACCACTGAATTCTTCAGCAAGTGCAGGTGCAACTACCTTACGAAGTCTTGATGACTTAAAAAAG ATGGTGGAACAATTGGAAAATGAGATAGCAGCGTACGAAATGGAAACAGACCGAACACCAACCCATGTTCCCACATCGTCTGGTTCTGGATCCTTCAGTGGATATACAGCTTCACTCATCACTGCTGTTACCAAGCTGATGGGTTATTTGAAGGAG AGTGAAATTCAACGTAAAGCAGAAATGATCATGAGAGAGCAAGTACTCCAGGGTTTTGAAGAACAAAGGGTTTTGGTCGACGCCTTGACCAAT GATATACTTCACACTCAAGAGCAAAACTTGGCCTTACAACAAGAACTTCTGGAGTACAGGAAAACCACAGATGAACAGCTGCAATATTTAAAG AGAGAACTCTTTGCTGTTCTGAAGAGCCATGAATATCAGGAATTATCAAGCAGTATAAACACGCTGTATAACTTGAACCCTGTGACCTTGAAACGAGGGGCCTTAGATCAGGCCAGTGAAAATCATAACTTGGAGTACCTGCCTAGGGTTCCAATGCCCTGGGCTCAAAATACTGGTCAACAGCCTAACCTGCATGGAACAGTTACATCACAAGGGTCTTCTCAAGGACACAACCAGCCACAATACAGTCACAGTGACACTATGAAACAACCCTCATTCATTCCACTTGCAGATTCCCAGGGAACACACTCATCATTGCAACAAGTTAACCAGTCCCAAAATCACCATCTTCCTCTACAGTCAAATGTTCAAGTCACCACAGGGAATACAAATGACCAACAACGTTTTGTACCTCCAATGTCAGTTCCTGATCATGAATTACCCCATAATGGACATGCGTCTTTGGTATACAACAATTCTGTTCCACCTAGCACCATGCATTATGGAGTGACTAGTAAAAACCAGCTAAGTTCAAACATTGTCATGTACCCACCCAGCCAGGCTCCCTTGTCTGTGCCCCAAATGTCTATACCTAGTGTTCCCGGTGAAAGACCTGTTGTTTTGCCTGTAAGAAATCAATCAACTCATCATAGTAGTGTGGCTGTGCCCTTGGCAATGTCAACGGTCCCTCCGGTAAGAAATGAATCTACCTCACTTGTTAGTAGAAGTGAAGGTGTGGGCACAGCTCCCTCTGGAAGAAGTGAACCGATGCAATTTGGTGGCATGGAAACGTCCACTGCTTCTCAACCAAGACAGGAATCAGTCCCTACAAGTAGTATTGCAGGGGTCTCAGCAACGCCCGCAACTCTTCCTTTGGGAAACAAACCTGTACATGTCACTACAGTCACATCTACAGCTCCTTTATACAGTTCTCATCAGCATCAACCAGGGCAATCTGTCAGCAGTGCACTTTTGCAAACACAGGTTGGTAAGGCTGTGTCAAGGAGCTTGGAGCCAACACAACCATCAACTATTTCACAAGGAGTCAGACTCACAACTGTGTCTGAAGCAGTGCCCCGTATTGCAGCTTCTGGGCCAGGGCATATAGTGCAAGCTGTCACTATACCACCTGGTAAAACATCTCATGCACTACATCAGTATCAGCACCAGCCTTCACAGCAAAATTATGCTGAGCCATCTGTAAGACCACAACATCCACTCAAGCCCAATGGCTTTGCACCATTTTCTAGAACAACAGCTGGGAGTCTCCCTGCTGGTCATCAGCTACGTGAACGGCTTCAGAACCTGGCAAACAGGCAGAAGAGTCTGGCAGTTAAAGGTGACCAGAATGTTGGCAGTTTAGTGCCAACAGGACAGGGAAAGGGAGAAACAAGAGAAG TGCAACAACCACGCCCAAGTTCCCCTCACGTTCACTTCAAGGAGCCTCCAGTTGCTGGTGAAGGGCATGACAGTGCAAAAGAACATGGGAGAAAATCTCCTATGGTATCACCCATTCCACACAAGAGTGCTGTTGCAGCCCAGAGGTCAACTGTACCTTCTGATAACAGGGTTGTGGTGAACCTTCCTAATGCCTGGTCAGATGTGTCATCAACAATCTCACTGTAA